In a genomic window of Erigeron canadensis isolate Cc75 chromosome 5, C_canadensis_v1, whole genome shotgun sequence:
- the LOC122602180 gene encoding transcription factor bHLH25-like — MEISNFRGFSEMIGMEDNSFNFQCPVNSFDDQLDSLTTFGDSKEQNPIHQANVSVFDYYKPVMELSPRPTKQIKTSSWNSSITSDHSLISPNISQHGNNLITPKEEMTVSSKNNQGFFAHVQFDNQTSSDFNKGYQGGKNNTKVSPAQDHIIAERKRREKLSQRFIALSALVPGLKKMDKASVLGDAIKHMKTLQDKVKTLEEQIKKRPNTESVVFVKRFEMLTESGDSSSSNDGPVHEQLPEIEARFFGNNVLIRVHCEKKASVLEKILNEIEKLHLSVSNSSAMTFANQALDITVIAEMDKEFAMTIKDLMKNLRSALKQFL, encoded by the exons ATGGAGATTTCAAATTTTAGAGGCTTTTCGGAAATGATAGGAATGGAGGACAACTCTTTTAACTTCCAATGTCCGGTCAACTCGTTTGATGATCAACTCGATTCATTGACAACGTTTGGTGATAGCAAGGAACAGAATCCTATTCATCAAGCTAATGTAAGTGTGTTTGATTATTACAAACCTGTTATGGAATTATCTCCAAGACCAACAAAACAGATCAAAACAAGCAGCTGGAATTCATCTATTACTTCTGATCATTCTTTGATTAGTCCAAATATATCACAACATGGTAATAACCTTATAACGCCTAAAGAAGAAATGACGGTTTCTTCCAAGAACAATCAGGGATTCTTTGCTCATGTCCAGTTTGACAACCAAACAAGTTCTGATTTTAATAAAGGTTACCAAGGTGGTAAAAATAACACAAAAGTTTCACCGGCTCAAGATCACATCATAGCTGAGCGGAAAAGAAGAGAGAAACTAAGCCAGAGGTTCATTGCTCTCTCTGCTCTTGTCCCTGGCCTTAAAAAG ATGGACAAGGCTTCTGTTCTTGGAGATGCCATTAAGCACATGAAAACCCTTCAAGATAAAGTCAAGACACTTGAGGAACAGATCAAAAAAAGACCAAATACAGAATCAgtggtttttgttaaaagatttGAGATGTTAACCGAAAGTGGTGACAGTTCTTCATCAAATGATGGACCAGTTCACGAACAGCTTCCTGAAATTGAAGCAAGATTTTTCGGTAACAATGTTCTGATAAGAGTTCACTGTGAGAAAAAGGCCAGTGTTCTTGAAAAGATTCTTAACGAAATAGAGAAGCTTCATTTATCTGTTAGTAATAGCAGTGCCATGACATTTGCCAATCAAGCGCTAGATATAACGGTTATTGCTGAG ATGGATAAAGAATTTGCAATGACTATAAAGGACCTAATGAAGAATCTACGTTCAGCTCTGAAGCAATTTCTGTGA
- the LOC122599168 gene encoding malate dehydrogenase, glyoxysomal, translated as MEANQRIARIAAHLHPSNAKMEGGSVLERDNCRAKGGSPGFKVAILGAAGGIGQPLAMLMKMNPLVSVLHLYDVVNSPGVTADISHMDTGAVVRGFLGQPQLDAALTGMDLVIIPAGVPRKPGMTRDDLFKINAGIVKTLCEGIARSCPNAIVNLISNPVNSTVPIAAEVFKKAGTYDPKRLLGVTMLDVVRANTFVAEVLGLDPRDVSVPVVGGHAGVTILPLLSQVKPPCSFTKEETEYLTKRIQDGGTEVVQAKAGAGSATLSMAYAAVKFADCCLRGLRGDAGIVECAYVDSQVTELPFFATQVRLGRGGAEEIFQLGPLNEYERAGLEEAKKELATSIEKGVTFIRK; from the exons ATGGAAGCCAATCAAAGGATAGCAAGAATTGCAGCTCATCTCCATCCTTCAAATGCCaag ATGGAGGGAGGGTCAGTATTGGAGCGGGATAATTGCAGAGCAAAGGGTGGTTCACCTGGTTTCAAAGTAGCTATATTGGGTGCTGCTGGAGGGATCGGTCAACCTCTAGCTATGCTAATGAAGATGAATCCACTGGTCTCGGTTCTTCATCTGTATGATGTTGTTAATTCCCCTGGTGTCACAGCTGATATTAGCCACATGGACACTGGCGCTGTG GTGAGGGGTTTTCTTGGGCAACCACAGCTTGATGCTGCACTTACAGGGATGGATCTTGTGATTATACCTGCTGGTGTTCCAAGAAAGCCTGGAATGACAAGAGACGATCTTTTCAAGATCAATGCTGGAATTGTTAAAACCCTCTGTGAAGGAATAGCAAGATCTTGCCCAAATGCAATTGTCAACTTGATTAGCAATCCTGTGAACTCTACTGTCCCAATTGCTGCAGAAGTTTTCAAGAAAGCTGGCACTTATGACCCCAAACGGCTGCTTGGAGTCACCATGCTTGATGTTGTTAGAGCCAACACTTTTGTG GCTGAAGTTCTAGGACTTGATCCAAGAGATGTTAGTGTCCCGGTGGTGGGAGGACATGCTGGAGTTACAATTCTACCCCTTCTTTCACAG GTCAAACCTCCTTGCTCCTTCACAAAAGAAGAAACTGAATACTTAACAAAGCGCATTCAAGATGGTGGAACTGAAGTTGTTCAG GCAAAAGCTGGTGCTGGATCCGCAACACTATCAATG GCATATGCAGCAGTTAAATTTGCAGATTGCTGTCTTCGTGGCTTAAGAGGAGATGCCGGCATTGTTGAGTGTGCTTATGTAGATTCTCAG GTCACAGAACTCCCCTTCTTTGCAACTCAAGTTAGGTTAGGCCGTGGTGGTGCGGAAGAAATATTTCAACTTGGACCTTTGAATGAGTATGAAAG GGCGGGATTGGAGGAAGCCAAAAAAGAGTTGGCAACTAGCATCGAGAAAGGAGTTACTTTCATTAGAAAATGA